A section of the Amycolatopsis sp. AA4 genome encodes:
- a CDS encoding LuxR C-terminal-related transcriptional regulator, which yields MTTAAEELAGLLSRAGRAVLLCGPAGCGRTTLARRATDAFPGPVLQATAAEWESGSAFAVLRQLFPDLPTDGGPLSVAGRIAAELVPGTLLVVDDAQLADVDSMRTLSSLLRHHPAVRATVLLTAATGDSRARADVQELLARMSGDEVRVPPLDAAEVSELASARGIALHPTMAERLCRHTLGRPRHVVQLLTEVPRATWGGFDPNLPAPAAVAASVRERISQLSPAAERFVAAAAVLGAGAAVRSVASLADLDGDPLPVLDEACAARLVELAPRGLAEVGPPDPMVRAAVLTGLGPERRSTLQRRAAELVEDPARSLRLLVAASPVPDASVADRLDALAVERAAAGAWGTAAVLLNDAGRLTEDAELRQARITRAVDALIGAGDVFRAAALAPEVESVRETPLRDAVLGYLAVVRGRAAEAGGRLSRAWDIVNASRDPETAALICQRYVLDALCRYSAEDLVRWADRALELAVPETPAAVEAAAIRGLGLAASGRAKQARRDYAQLADRIRHGAQAQRVVMARGWLNLLTDRIDDARVDLESAVPTSYLGGSARISLWAQAWLARTLFLSGEWDDALRVVREALALVDRTGIVLTAPLLHWTSAAVHALRGDPARAEEALLACASGPQDYEIMRVPALLARAQVAEAAADSAGVLRALHPLTRLSLPTSVDEPGHWPWHDLYAHALVLSGRSEEADAFLAPHERAAGKREHVSARARLAAARGRLLGARNDHVGAVAAFDAAVEMIGSLPLRYDQARIAFAYGQTLRRLGRRARADTQLVAARDGFASMGAVTYVARCERELRAGGVHVPRGGVDRLTPQEEAVARMVARGQSNREVAAELFLSVKTVQYHLTRIYAKLGIRGRTELAVLRSGDE from the coding sequence GTGACGACCGCGGCGGAGGAGCTGGCCGGCCTGCTGTCCCGGGCGGGCCGCGCGGTGCTGCTGTGCGGACCCGCCGGGTGCGGGCGCACCACGCTGGCGCGGCGGGCCACCGACGCGTTCCCCGGGCCGGTGCTCCAGGCGACCGCGGCCGAGTGGGAGAGCGGCAGCGCGTTCGCCGTGCTGCGGCAGCTGTTCCCGGACTTGCCGACCGACGGCGGTCCGCTCTCGGTCGCCGGCCGGATCGCGGCGGAACTGGTGCCCGGGACGTTGCTGGTGGTCGACGACGCGCAACTGGCCGATGTGGACTCGATGCGGACGCTGTCCTCGCTGCTGCGACACCATCCGGCGGTGCGGGCGACGGTGCTGCTCACCGCCGCGACCGGCGATTCTCGCGCTCGGGCGGACGTTCAGGAACTGCTCGCCCGGATGTCCGGCGACGAGGTGCGCGTGCCGCCGCTCGACGCCGCGGAAGTGTCCGAACTGGCCTCGGCGCGCGGTATCGCCCTGCATCCGACGATGGCCGAACGGTTGTGCCGGCACACGCTCGGCCGACCGCGGCATGTCGTGCAGCTGCTGACCGAGGTCCCGCGCGCGACCTGGGGCGGGTTCGATCCGAATCTGCCCGCACCGGCCGCGGTCGCCGCATCGGTCCGGGAACGGATCTCGCAGCTTTCCCCGGCGGCGGAACGGTTTGTCGCCGCCGCGGCGGTGCTGGGCGCCGGCGCGGCGGTGCGGTCGGTGGCGTCGCTGGCCGATCTCGACGGCGATCCGCTGCCGGTGCTGGACGAGGCGTGCGCGGCGCGGTTGGTCGAACTCGCGCCTCGCGGGCTCGCCGAAGTGGGGCCGCCGGATCCGATGGTGCGCGCGGCGGTGCTGACCGGGCTGGGGCCAGAGCGGCGCTCGACGTTGCAGCGGCGCGCGGCGGAACTGGTCGAGGACCCGGCGCGGAGCTTGCGGTTGCTGGTGGCGGCCAGCCCGGTGCCGGACGCGAGCGTCGCGGACCGCCTGGACGCGCTGGCGGTCGAGCGAGCCGCGGCGGGGGCGTGGGGGACGGCCGCGGTGCTGCTCAACGACGCTGGGCGGCTCACTGAAGACGCTGAGCTGCGGCAAGCTCGGATCACCCGCGCTGTCGACGCGTTGATCGGCGCTGGCGACGTGTTCCGGGCGGCAGCGCTTGCTCCGGAAGTCGAGAGCGTGCGAGAGACCCCGTTGCGCGACGCCGTGCTCGGCTATCTCGCCGTGGTGCGAGGCCGGGCCGCGGAAGCTGGCGGACGGCTGAGCCGGGCCTGGGATATCGTCAACGCCTCGCGAGATCCGGAGACGGCCGCGTTGATATGCCAGCGATATGTCCTTGATGCGCTGTGCCGGTACTCCGCGGAAGATCTCGTGCGGTGGGCGGACCGGGCCCTTGAGCTGGCGGTGCCGGAGACGCCGGCCGCGGTGGAGGCGGCGGCGATCCGGGGTCTCGGGCTTGCCGCTTCGGGGCGCGCCAAACAGGCTCGGCGGGATTACGCGCAGCTGGCGGACCGGATCCGGCACGGTGCGCAGGCGCAGCGGGTCGTCATGGCTCGCGGATGGCTGAACCTGCTCACCGATCGGATCGACGACGCGCGGGTGGATTTGGAAAGTGCCGTGCCCACCAGCTATTTGGGCGGTTCGGCGCGGATTTCCCTGTGGGCGCAAGCCTGGCTGGCGCGGACGCTGTTCCTGAGCGGGGAATGGGACGACGCGTTGCGCGTGGTCCGGGAAGCGCTCGCCTTGGTGGACCGGACCGGGATTGTGCTGACCGCGCCGTTGCTGCACTGGACTTCGGCTGCGGTGCATGCCTTGCGCGGCGATCCGGCGCGAGCGGAGGAGGCGTTGCTGGCGTGTGCTTCCGGGCCGCAGGACTACGAAATCATGCGGGTTCCCGCTTTGCTGGCCCGGGCCCAGGTCGCCGAGGCCGCCGCGGATTCCGCCGGGGTGCTGCGGGCGTTGCATCCGTTGACGCGGCTGTCGCTGCCTACCTCGGTAGACGAGCCGGGGCACTGGCCGTGGCATGATCTGTACGCGCATGCCTTGGTCCTCAGTGGACGGTCAGAGGAGGCGGACGCGTTTCTGGCTCCCCATGAACGGGCGGCGGGGAAACGGGAGCATGTTTCGGCGCGGGCTCGCCTCGCGGCCGCGCGGGGCCGCTTGCTCGGGGCGCGGAACGACCATGTCGGCGCGGTGGCGGCGTTCGACGCCGCGGTGGAGATGATCGGGTCGTTGCCGTTGCGGTACGACCAGGCCCGGATCGCGTTCGCGTATGGACAGACGTTGCGCCGGCTGGGACGGCGGGCTCGGGCGGACACGCAACTGGTCGCCGCGCGGGACGGGTTCGCGTCGATGGGTGCGGTGACCTATGTGGCGCGGTGCGAGCGGGAATTGCGGGCCGGTGGCGTGCATGTGCCGCGGGGCGGGGTGGATCGGTTGACGCCGCAGGAGGAGGCGGTGGCGCGGATGGTGGCGCGGGGGCAGTCGAATCGGGAGGTGGCCGCGGAGTTGTTTTTGTCGGTGAAGACGGTGCAGTACCACTTGACGCGGATTTACGCGAAGCTGGGGATCCGGGGGCGGACGGAGCTGGCGGTGTTGCGTTCCGGGGACGAGTGA
- the benB gene encoding benzoate 1,2-dioxygenase small subunit, producing MTAAAEKTITQHDVEQFLYREARYLDDREFEKWLECYADDVVYWMPSWGDDDLLTEDPQRDISLIYYPNKGGLEDRVFRIRTERSSATSLPEPRTSHNITNVELIERHGDLVDVRFNWHTMYFRYHTVDPYYGTSFYTVDFSGASPLIRRKTVVLKNDYIHHVVDVYHF from the coding sequence ATGACCGCCGCCGCCGAGAAGACCATCACCCAGCACGACGTCGAGCAATTCCTCTACCGCGAGGCGCGGTATCTGGACGACCGCGAGTTCGAGAAATGGCTGGAGTGCTACGCCGACGATGTCGTGTACTGGATGCCGTCCTGGGGAGACGACGATCTGCTCACCGAAGACCCGCAGCGCGACATTTCGCTGATCTACTACCCGAACAAGGGCGGGCTCGAGGACCGCGTGTTCCGGATCCGCACCGAACGGTCGAGCGCGACCTCCCTTCCGGAACCGCGGACCAGTCACAACATCACGAACGTCGAGCTGATCGAACGGCACGGCGACCTGGTGGACGTGCGGTTCAACTGGCACACGATGTATTTCCGCTATCACACGGTCGACCCGTATTACGGGACCTCGTTCTACACCGTCGATTTCTCCGGTGCTTCGCCGTTGATCCGGCGGAAGACCGTGGTGCTCAAGAACGACTACATCCACCACGTCGTCGACGTGTACCACTTCTGA
- the benC gene encoding benzoate 1,2-dioxygenase electron transfer component BenC — MNHRIALSFEDGVTRFVTCAPDQTVADASYRQRINIPLDCRDGACGTCKAFCESGEYEGGSYLEDALSADEAERGYVLPCSMKPKSDLVLQIASTSAVAKTQAAEHHGTLVALDRLSPTTMSLTVEIRDRDRLAFLPGQYVNITVPGTEVARSYSFSNAPDDERLTFLVKLTPGGVMSDYLTGRAKSGDELTFTGPHGSFFLRETDRPVLLLAGGTGLAPILSIVRTMRASGATRPAHLVYGVSTDDDLVETETLEKLAAEVPGLTWDYCVSDPGSAAPNKGYVTTLIRDEHLHGGDVAVYLCGPPPMVEAVRGHFASAGFEPTGFYYEKFALAAPARAPEIPVEPVALALPEPEPEPEFLAGRALAGQELFPAVELTPLRAGPALSAVEEARVARTIAGQEMLPASDELPGEYEIGEEHPSVHESDAVFEARQALELGAVELTIGRLTSGQLAGYRLLAESTVPYVDGDRFLDAAAYTETNAAFHDYLFTLTGNEHLLQAYQALGVKGHMAETLRNATWCHPRCTQDHLDLVAAFESGDRATARRLVAEHAERSKATTRRAMGDPAARPKFLSPGRFAGKVVVVTGAAQGIGEATARRIAAEGGALVLADRSGLVSGLADELPEAAAVVADLETWAGAQAVAEAALARFGRIDVLVNNVGGALRFKPFTEFGPDEIEAELRRSLLTTLFSCRAALPSMAQRGGGVIVNVSSAATRGIHRIPYSAAKGGINALTASLAFEYADAGIRVVATAPGGTEAPPRRIPRGGPDPATDQEREWFQAHIDQTVGSSLLKRYGTLDEQAAAIAFLASDEASYVTGTVLPVAGGDLG; from the coding sequence ATGAACCACCGGATCGCTCTGTCCTTTGAGGACGGTGTCACCCGCTTCGTCACCTGCGCGCCGGACCAGACCGTCGCGGACGCGTCGTACCGGCAGCGCATCAACATTCCGCTCGACTGCCGCGACGGCGCGTGCGGGACGTGCAAGGCGTTCTGCGAATCGGGGGAGTACGAGGGCGGGTCTTATCTCGAAGACGCGTTGAGCGCGGACGAGGCGGAGCGCGGTTATGTCTTGCCGTGCAGCATGAAGCCGAAGTCCGATCTGGTGTTGCAGATCGCGAGCACGTCAGCGGTCGCGAAGACGCAGGCTGCCGAACATCACGGCACTCTTGTCGCGCTGGACCGGCTTTCGCCGACGACAATGTCGTTGACGGTGGAGATCCGCGATCGCGACCGGCTGGCGTTTCTGCCCGGGCAGTACGTGAACATCACGGTGCCGGGCACGGAGGTCGCGCGCTCGTATTCGTTCAGCAACGCGCCCGACGACGAGCGGCTGACGTTCCTGGTGAAGCTCACGCCCGGCGGCGTCATGTCGGATTACCTGACCGGACGGGCGAAATCCGGGGACGAGCTGACGTTCACCGGTCCGCACGGGAGCTTCTTCCTGCGGGAGACGGACCGCCCGGTGCTGTTGCTGGCCGGAGGCACCGGACTCGCGCCGATTCTGTCCATTGTGCGCACTATGCGCGCTTCCGGCGCGACCCGGCCCGCCCATCTGGTGTACGGCGTGAGCACCGACGACGACCTGGTCGAGACGGAGACGCTGGAGAAGCTGGCGGCGGAGGTTCCCGGGCTGACCTGGGACTACTGCGTTTCCGATCCGGGAAGTGCCGCGCCGAACAAGGGTTACGTGACCACGCTGATCCGCGACGAGCACCTGCACGGCGGGGATGTCGCGGTCTACCTGTGCGGCCCGCCGCCGATGGTGGAGGCCGTCCGCGGGCACTTCGCGTCGGCCGGGTTCGAGCCGACCGGGTTCTACTACGAGAAGTTCGCGCTGGCGGCGCCAGCCCGCGCCCCGGAGATCCCCGTCGAGCCGGTTGCTCTGGCGCTGCCGGAACCCGAGCCGGAGCCGGAGTTTCTCGCGGGCCGCGCGCTGGCCGGGCAGGAGCTGTTCCCGGCGGTGGAGCTGACCCCGTTGCGGGCCGGACCGGCGCTGTCCGCGGTGGAGGAAGCCCGGGTCGCGCGCACGATCGCGGGCCAGGAAATGCTGCCCGCGTCCGACGAGCTGCCGGGCGAATACGAAATCGGCGAGGAACACCCGTCGGTCCATGAATCGGACGCCGTTTTCGAGGCTCGGCAGGCCCTCGAACTGGGTGCGGTCGAACTGACGATCGGGCGGTTGACCTCGGGCCAGCTCGCCGGATACCGCCTGCTCGCCGAGTCGACAGTGCCCTATGTGGACGGTGACCGGTTCCTGGACGCCGCTGCCTACACCGAAACCAACGCGGCGTTCCACGACTACCTGTTCACGCTCACCGGCAACGAACACCTGCTGCAGGCATATCAGGCGCTCGGCGTGAAAGGCCACATGGCCGAGACCCTGCGCAACGCGACCTGGTGCCATCCGCGCTGCACGCAGGACCACCTGGACCTGGTCGCCGCGTTCGAGTCCGGAGACCGGGCGACCGCGCGGCGGCTGGTGGCCGAGCACGCGGAACGGTCGAAGGCGACCACCCGGCGGGCGATGGGCGACCCGGCGGCGCGGCCGAAATTCCTGTCGCCGGGACGGTTCGCGGGCAAGGTCGTCGTGGTCACCGGGGCCGCGCAGGGGATCGGCGAGGCGACCGCCCGGCGGATCGCCGCGGAGGGCGGCGCGCTGGTGCTGGCCGACCGATCGGGCCTGGTCAGCGGCCTGGCCGACGAGCTGCCCGAGGCCGCGGCGGTGGTCGCCGACCTGGAGACGTGGGCGGGCGCGCAGGCGGTCGCGGAAGCCGCGCTGGCCCGGTTCGGGCGGATCGACGTGCTGGTCAACAACGTCGGCGGCGCGCTGCGGTTCAAGCCGTTCACCGAGTTCGGCCCGGACGAGATCGAGGCCGAACTCCGCCGGTCCCTGCTGACCACGCTGTTCTCCTGCCGGGCCGCGCTGCCGTCGATGGCGCAGCGGGGCGGCGGGGTGATCGTGAACGTCTCGTCGGCGGCCACTCGCGGCATCCACCGGATCCCGTACTCGGCGGCGAAGGGCGGGATCAACGCGCTGACCGCGTCGCTGGCCTTCGAGTACGCCGACGCGGGCATCCGCGTGGTCGCGACCGCGCCGGGCGGCACCGAGGCCCCGCCGCGGCGGATCCCGCGCGGCGGCCCCGATCCGGCCACCGACCAGGAACGGGAGTGGTTCCAGGCGCACATCGACCAGACTGTCGGTTCGTCATTGCTCAAGCGGTACGGCACCCTGGACGAGCAGGCCGCGGCGATCGCGTTCCTGGCCTCGGACGAGGCCTCGTACGTCACCGGCACCGTCCTGCCCGTCGCCGGGGGCGATCTCGGCTGA